The nucleotide sequence GTTGAAAGGAAAAATTGAAATTGGATTTGAGAAGAAGGGAGAGGTTGCGGAGATTTACGTTAAAGATACCGGGCCGGGAATTGGAAAAGAACACTTAGACCGCTTGTTTGATCGATTTTATCGTACCGATAAAGCCCGTTCGAGAGATAAGGGGGGCACAGGATTGGGACTTTCGGTTGTAAAGGGAATTTTAAATGCACATCAAAGTGATATAAAAGTAGAAAGCACCGTTGGCAAAGGCAGCCGTTTTTATTTCACTCTCCCCATTTTGGATTGAAATAGGCAAAAGTGAAAGCAGCTAACGCTCCGCCACAGAGAGGGGCAATGGTATACAATAAAATATGCTTGTAAGAATCTCCTCCCATTATAAAATCAAACAGTGCTGTGCCGATAGAAATAGTTGGGTTTAACACACCGCCCGATACAGGTGTACTTACCATGAGCATACCGGTGAATGTTAATCCTATTATTATTCCAACAAATTGGTTTTTTCGGTGCAGGTTAGAAAGGGAAAGCATCAACATCACCATAACAAAAATGGATACGAAGAAGACTTCAACAAAGGTTTGTTGATAGAGGCCGGTATCTGTTGGAGGCTCTACATAAAAAACGGAGCTGGATAAGAAATAGATAACAATAGCGGCAAAAAAGCCCCCCATAACCTGACTCACTATATAACCCAGAAAATCGGCCGCACGGAGTTTACGCTTTAAGAAAAAAGCTATAGAAACTGCAGGGTTATAATGAGCCCCCGATATCGGGAAACCAATATAAACCAAAGCCATTAATGTTAAACCTATGGCGAGCGGATCCCCCGTAAAGCCAAAAACCAATACGAGAAAAAAGGCTCCGAGCGCTTCTGTTATGTAAGCGTGCATACCCTGTATGTTAGTCCTCCTAAAATACTAAATATTTTACCTGCGGCTGAAACTACTTGCAGGAAGGAGAAATTGCAAGAAGGCATTTGCATAATTTGTAAAAAAAGTATTGTGCATATTTCTAACTATTTGACTTCATATAGGCTTAGAAAAAGGATATTTTCAGGAAAATAAATTTTATTTCATGCAAATATTCAAAAAATTGAAAGCCCGTTGGGATATTGAGAGCAACTGGCAGATCATTATTATACTTTTTGTGTTTTCTTTGACAGGCTTTACGGCACTTTTTGCAAGACGTTTCATTTTTCCGCTTTTAGGTATTGAGGCCTCAGATCCGTTTTGGTATAAAACAATTATGTGGCTGATAACCATTTTTCCTATTTACAACATTCTATTATTGACCTATGCTGCTCTTTTTGGCCAGTTTAAGTTTTTCTGGAGATTTTTTAAGAAGATGATGGGCCGATTTGTACCCAATAAATAATATTTAAAAATAGTAAGTAATGTTAAAATAAACAGGATCTTATCTGGCTAGTGTAGCGCGGTTTTTTGGGGGAAGCTTGGCGACCACCAAGTCATAAGAGTGTTTTATAAGCTCAAGGATGAAGTCATCTTCTAGAGATCCTGTTGTATCCACCGAGTTCCAGTGTTTTTTGTTCATATGATATCCAGGCTTAATTTCTTCATATTCGGCTCTCAGTTCTAGTGCCTTTATAGGATCGCACTTCAGGTTAATGCTCTCGAATTCATCAACATCAGTAAGGGCGAACATTTTTCCCATTACTTTAAAAACCAGGGTTTGTTCATCAAAAGGAAAATCCTCAGCGGTACCGGGCAGGGAAAGACAGTAGTTGTAAAAGGCTTCTATATGCATGGTTCAGTTTACGCTTTCATAATCGATACGAAAGTTGGCGGAAAGGCGGGACGATCGTGAAGTGATGTAGTTTGCTAGATCAGGTGTAATCACTCCTATAAAGCTATCATGCCAGGTAGAGGCCATGGTCCGAACGTCATTGTTCAGTGGTAGCTTGGCCGGTTGATAGAACATGAGTTGTGCAGTAAAGGCAAGGGTTTCGGCCATTCCTTCCATAATATTGATGTGCAGATAAAGAATTGGAAGCTGATCGGATTGCTGAAGTGTCTCATATTCTAAAATAGTAACAGGAAGACTGTTTAGCTCTTTAAGCATCAGACTTCTAACGCTATCAACAGGAATAGAGACGTTATCCAGACTTTCAGGTTTTTCCACATTCACAACTACCCCAAATTCGGAGATTCCATAAAGTGAATTTTGCTCGCGAAGCACTTCATTCTGAGCATATGAATTAATAGTGCTAAACAAAAAAAAGTAGATTGTAAGTATTAAAAAATACAGGGTTTTCATTTTTTTAAGTTTGAGTGATCAGCTAATATAGCTTAATAGTCATGAATTCTGATTCTCCCTGACAGTCTGTCCACATAAACCAAACAGAATCAGCATTCTTGTCCATACCGGAAATCTGGTCATAAGGAATTGCGATTGTGCTTTTAGGGTGAAGATTCGGTTGAAAGTTTTCACATGGATCAGCTAAATCTATCAGATAGCTATCTTCTGTTTCAATAACAAAATAAAAAACTGGTTTATCCGTGTCATTCAATATTTCCAGCTCGGGTGGTTGGGGTGTAGCAATTACGGTTTCTTCATAGGAAGAATCACATCCTGCTATTAAAAAAAGGAAAGTCGGCAATAAGTAGCAGCAAAGGTTTTTCATGGCATTGAATTTGTTATAAAAACTATGCGATGAAGAAAAAATTGTTTACCCGTTACTTTTTAAAACTTGTATTCCCAACAAAACCCAACCGGCTATAAAAGCAATCCCGCCAAATGGGGTAATGGCACCAAGCCAGCCAATACCCGATAAACAGAGTGTATACAGGCTTCCGGAAAAAATCACAATTCCTGTTAAAATAAGAGAAGCCGGCCAGGTAATAACGAGGTCAAATTGAACTCCGATCAGGGCGATCAACATCAACCCCAGGGCATGCCATGCATGGTATTGAACGGCGGTTTGCCAGGTTTCCAGACGCTCAGTACACAGTATATTTTTCAGGGCATGAGCACCAAAAGCTCCGGCGGCTACGGCAAGAGCTAACAGGATGGCGGCAATGGCAATAATAATCTTCGGATTAGACATTTCGTAAACTCGTTAATGGTTATTCGTTATTGGGAAAATAGTATCTATGAAGTTAACAAATAGAGGATTAACGATTCCACCAATAACGAATAGCCCTAATTAATCAGAAACAAAGCCGATCTTCTTATGGGTACCGTCACAAAATGGCTTCGTCTCTGAACCGCCGCATCTGCAAAAACTCATCTTCTTGCTGCAGGTTTCTCGGCCCGTGGCTTCGCCCACTAAGTCATAATTTCCCTCTACCACAAAAGGTGCGTTATCAATTAGCTTAACAGATAATTCTCCTCCTTTGCCCTGCACTGGTTCAACTCTTAAGCGCTCAGCATTGTAAGAAGTATCAGCTTTAAAATTGGCAGAGATGTGGGAGTTATCACACAATGGTTTGTTTTTGGACTGCCCGCACCTGCACAGAGCCATGCGGGTATCTTTTAGTACTATATTTTCATCCATATCCTTAACAACCACCTCTCCATGAATGTAAATTGGTCCGTCCTTTTCAATGGTAATAATATTTTGCCCGGGTGGTGTTTCCGTTTTATCGGAGCTTTTAAGCTCGTAGTGCAATGCTCCGGTCGGACAGCGTTCAATCACTTCGGTCAACTCATCTGCTGAGGCCAGTTCCGGTTTTATCCATGGTTTTCGCTTTGGATCAAATACACCCGGTAATCCCCGCACACATTCGGCAGCATGAATACATCGTTCTTTATCCCAGGTAACTTTCAGCTCATCGGTTGAGTATTGCAGGATCTTTTCTTTCATAGAGATCTTAGATTGGTTTTAAGTTATACATCATTATAATTAAGTGAGAGTTTTGAACCAAAAGGAATAGAAAGTGTAAAAAATCATGTGCCGGTTTCGTTAAAGTTGAATGTCAGCAATCTCATATAACTCAGGTATGTGGGCGCTCCAGTTGTAGGTATCCTTCAACTTAACGCGCATCATGTCCAGGCTTTGAGGTTCGCCATGAATCAGGAGAACATGTTCGGGCATTTTCTTGATATCAGAAACCCAGTCCAGCAATTCTGTTTGATCTGCGTGAGCCGAAAGGCCGTGGAGGATATCGATACAGGCTTTGACCTGATGATATTTTCCATAGAATTTGATCTCTTCAGCCCCGTCTAACAGCTGGCGCCCTCGTGTGCCTTCAGCCTGGAAGCCGGCTAAAAGTACAGTGGTTTCCTCTCTGCCAATATACTTCTGAAGGTAGGTGAGAACCCGGCCACCCGTCACCATACCGCTTCCGGCGATGATAACCTTTGGCCTTGAATCATCTATAATCTTCCAGGTTTCCTTAAAAGATTCCACGATGTGAACGCGGTCCTTCATATCAGCAGAATCTTTTTCAGTTAATTTATGCCATTCCGGATATTTGTTAAAAGTACTCAGGGCCCGGGCTCCCATAGGGCTATCCAAAATAACAGGAAGTGACGCAGGGATGAGGTTCTTTTTGTGAAGCTGCCAGATCAGATACATCAGCAACTGAGCGCGTTCAACGGCAAAGCTCGGGATGATGAGTGTTCCGCCTTTTTGAATAGTCTCATCAATGAGCTGCTTAAGTTTTCCTAAAGTATCTTCTTCAATGTGTTTCCTGTTTCCGTAGGTTGATTCTATGAACAGTATATCAGCACTTTTAGGCTTCTTGGGAGCCCTAAGCAATGCATCGTTAGGCCGGCCAATATCCCCTGAAAACACAAATCGTTTTCCGTAGATGTCTATCTCAATGAAAGTAGCTCCTATAATATGTCCGTTGTATTGAAATCGAACTCTAGTGTTGTTGTCAACCGCAATCCACTCGGCTTCTTCCCGTTTTTGAAATCGGCTTATGGCCTTTTCAGCATCATCCGTATTGTAAAGAGGTTCGGCCGGGTCGTGTTTGGAGTACCCGTCTTTGTTGGCTCTTTCAGCATCTTCTTCCTGAATTTTGGCGCTGTCTCGCAATATGATCTCAGCTATGTCGAGGGTTGGAGCTGTTCCCCAAATTGAACCATTAAATCCCATTTTAACGAGTCGTGGAAGAAATCCACTATGATCAAGGTGACCATGCGTTAATAAAACAAGATCAACTGTTGAAGCTTTAACAGGAAGCTGTTGCCAGTTTAATTCCCGCAGCTTTTTTATTCCCTGAAACATCCCGCAATCTATCATTAGATTTTTTTCAGGAGTTTCAATAAGGTATTTGGAACCAGTGACTGTCCCTGAAGCTCCTAAAAAATGGATCTTAATGGATTTGCTCATGATCAGCTCATGTTATGGTTAAAATTTCAGTTGCTTCCTTATGAATGCGCTCTGCCCGCGGTTTATCAAAACCAAGCCGGGTGAGGACCTGCATATTATTACGAATCTGTCTGACCAATACAATGTCGTTTTTCAAAAGAAGCTGTTTTTCAGATTTATCAATAACTGATAAACAGGTTATGGGATGAAGTCCGGTTCTACCGATCAGGTCTTTCAGACCGTTGTTCTTTGGAAAACTCCAGCTCAATAACTTGAGTCCAATACAATTTGCATAATCTGAGGCATCGGTAGTAAACCGTGTGTTAGTAACTACCCACCCCGCATGGTTTTTATATTGGAGCTCAGGCTGTTTGACCCACGCATTCTTAACATCTACAAAACGGGATCTCACATAAAGGGGAATGGTAACATTACAGTGATGATTTTGTCTGTTGTGAAATTTACACTCCATCATTAAATATTCATTATCCTTCTCGGCGAGCACATCAATTTCGTGAGAAACACATTCTCCTTTAATTAAACTACCCACGTGTGTTGCGTATCCAAGCTTTTTGAAGATTTCTGAGATCAGAATTTCAAATGGATAACCTGAAGGCCCCAGTTCAAGCAAAGCTTCTTTTAACTTATACCGCCCTGCAATTCGGATAGATTTCTGCTTTAGCAGCCGGTAGGCTTCCCGGTAAATTTTTTGGGTAGATATACCGTCTGTAAATAAGCCAGTATCTTCCAAGTCTTTGATCACAGAATTCATAACATCTGACTGAGCTCCTGCATTACTCAATGAGTGTTTTAGTTTGGATAGCTGAAAAGTCTCTCTTTCACCTGTAGCCTTTATAACTTCAAATGGAACCATGTGTTACGCTGCCGTTTTTGTGTTTAACAAAAAGTATACAAAAGAACTGTAAAGATTGAGTGAGGCTATTATTTCATATACGAAAGATTCCATATATGAATGAGCAATTAAAGAAAAAATTAATCTATTAAATTAAAAGGTTATCAAAGGTGCAGATAAATTAATTAACAACATGATTTATCTTGTTGAACAGGCGGGCAATCAATATCTCCATAAGAACAGAAAACACAGCAATCTCCCTGTTTCGGTTTAATGATTTCTCCACAACCCGGACATTCCCAAAAGTACTGGCAGGAATCTTCCGGCATTGTTTCCGAAGCTTGATTCCCACACAACGGACAGGATATTGTTGAAGAGGTTTTAACTTTCATCTGAATCTTTGTTGATCAATTCAGAGGAGTCTCCACAACTGTGCATGGCCTGTCCAAAAAATGGATTTTCAACTTCCTCTTCGGTGCTAAGCCAGCTGCTTCCACCTTCAAACATCGGGCAGTATTGCTTGAACAACTTTCCTTCATATCCCTGATTTTGAACAGCTGTAATAAGTTCACCTGAGATCTTTTTGAATGCGGATCGCAAGGCTTTAATATCTTCCGAATCAAAAGCTTCCTGTACGGCAGCAAGCATTTCTGAATGATGATCTGCGTGTTTTTCAGCATGTTCTTTATGCTCATTCATTTCTCCGCTGCTATGCACTTCTTCCAAAAATTTCTGGAGATGTTCTTTAGCGGATACAAAATTATCGTGAACCAAAGCATTCTTGGCCTCCAGATAATGCAGGATCAATGTTTCAAGATGATCTGCATGCTGATGTTGTTCTTGTTGGTGATTGGCATGATCTTCATGCTGAGCAATAGCTGTAAAGCTGATAAGGGATAATAGTGTCAGTGTTAGTATTGATTTCATCGTCAGTTTAATTAGTGTGTTTATTTTTAAAAATTGAATGTTGTTACTCAGAACTCAGAACTCAGAACTCAGAACTCAGAACTCAGAACTATTCTTCCTCCATCTTCAGAAAACGGGCGTTGATGGCAACGATCACCGTACTTAAAGACATCAAGATTGCGCCTACGGCCGGACTCAAAATAATGCCCCAGGTAAATAAAACACCTGCGGCCAGGGGGATGGCTCCGATGTTATACCCTGAAGCCCACCACAGGTTCTGCACCATTTTTCGATAGGTAGATTTCGAGAGTTTAATAAGTGCAGTAACATCCTCAGGATTATTCTTTACCAAAACGATATCCCCGGTTTCAACAGCTACATCGGAGCCGGCCCCGATGGCAATGCCGACATCGGCTTGGGCGAGGGCGGGAGCATCATTCACTCCATCTCCGGTCATGGCAACAAACTTTCCTTGCCCCTGAACTTCCTTCACTTTATCGGCTTTTTCATTCGGGAGCACTTCGGCAAAAACCTGATCGATACCTAATTCTTTGGCCACGTAATCGGCGGTTTGCTGATTGTCACCGGTAAGCATAATGCACTCGATACCCATATCATGCAGTGCTTTGATGGCGTTTTTAGAGGATTCACGAATTTTATCTCCCAAAGCAATGGCTCCTGCCAACTCATTTTCAATGATCACAAAAACCACCGTTTTTCCCTGGGATGAAAGCCCTTCAACATCATCTTCCGGATAGTCCATTTCTTCTTTACGGATATAACCCGGACTTACTACTTTGATCGATTTTCCATTCACTGTGCCTTCGATTCCTTTGCCGGTGATGGAGTTGAATTCATCGGGCTCCCAGGTTTCCTCAGCTTTCTCTAAAATACCCTTGGCTAGTGGATGTTCGGAGTTTTTCTCCAACGAAGCCGCGTATTTCAGAATATCATCATCGGAAAAGTCATCTCCGAAATTTAGGATATCAGTTACAGTGAAGGTTCCTTCTGTAAGCGTTCCTGTTTTGTCAAAGATGACGGCATCCAGATTGCGGGCCTGTTCAAAAGCAGCGCGGTCGCGGATCAAAAATCCATTGGTAGCAGCAATACTGGTGGATCTTGAAACTACGAGTGGAATCGCTAACCCCAAAGCATGCGGACAGGTGATCACCATTACTGCTACGGTTCGGTTCATGGCAAAATCAAAACTTTGTCCGGTAAAGAATATCCACGCTCCAAAGGTGATCAGTCCGGCTGTGATCGCTACAATGGTCAGCCAAAAAGCGGCTCGATTCGCTAGATCCTGAGTTCGTGATTTACTCTGTTGTGCTTCTTCTACCAGGTTCATAACCTGAGATAGGAAGGACTCATCACCTGTCTTCGAAATTTCAATTGTGATGGAGCCTTTTTCGTTTACTGAGCCGCCGATCACTTCATCGTCTTTAGCTTTGTTAATGGGTTTAGATTCGCCGGTAAGCATGGCTTCGTTCACACTTGACTCCCCCTTCACAACAATACCATCAGCAGGAACTTTTTCTCCGGGTTTGATAAGAATCTTGTCACCCTGCTTCAATTCGTCAATGGGAACATCTTCAGTTGAGCCGTCTTCGTTCACGCGATGCGCCTCGCCGGGTAATAGCTCAGCCAATTCTTCCAATGCCGACGAAGCACTCATTACGGAACGCATTTCTATCCAGTGCCCCAGAAGCATAATCCCAACCAGAGTTGAAAGTTCCCAATACAGCAGGTCACCTTCAAAACCAAAAACCACGGCTGTGCTGTAGAGATAAGCTATGGAGATCGCGAGGCCGATAAGTGTCATCATGCCCGGCTGCTTTTTCTTTAACTCATCTACTAAGCCGGTTAGGAACGGCCATCCCCCAAAGAAATAAACCAAGGTAGAAAGAGCGGCGAGTATCCATTTGTCGGCCGTAAATCTCCAGTCCACGCCCAGAAAATCCTGGATCATTGGGGAAAGTGACATAATTGGAATGGTCAGCCCAAGCACCCACCAAAAGCGCCATTTGAAATCCTGCACCATCTGCTTGTGGTGCTCGTGGTGGGAGTGGCTACCATGGTCACCATTTTCGTGCTTGTGATCCATCCTATGGTCATGATCATTGTGACTATCATGGTTGTGTTGGTGGTCCATTTTAAGTTCCGCTTAAATTAATGGTCGTTTGTTGCTTATCGGGATGACCAATGAATGGCTGTAATTTTCCAATGGTCCCCATCTTTTCTCAATACGGCAAGTTCAAGCGAGGTCAGGTCCATTTCTCTTTCAGAATACGTTCCCTTCATGGTACTCACGGTGCTTACCCAGGCAGCAGCACCCTCAGTTGTAACTTTTTGGGTAAGGATCTCACGATTCATAGCCTTCAGGAACCTGCCATCAGAGTGAAAGTGATGGGAGAGGTATTCCTCTTTCGTCTCCATTCCGCTTCCTTCCAGTATCAAGGCATCATCAGCTAATAAATTGCTGGCGGTTTCAGAGTCATTATCTATGATCGCTGTTTTAAAATCTCCTAACGCGTTTAATACGTTTGTTTTTGTCTGGTTCGTTTGAGCCATTAAAGTTCCGGAGAGCAAAAAAAGT is from Gracilimonas sp. and encodes:
- a CDS encoding aquaporin, coding for MHAYITEALGAFFLVLVFGFTGDPLAIGLTLMALVYIGFPISGAHYNPAVSIAFFLKRKLRAADFLGYIVSQVMGGFFAAIVIYFLSSSVFYVEPPTDTGLYQQTFVEVFFVSIFVMVMLMLSLSNLHRKNQFVGIIIGLTFTGMLMVSTPVSGGVLNPTISIGTALFDFIMGGDSYKHILLYTIAPLCGGALAAFTFAYFNPKWGE
- a CDS encoding DUF6787 family protein, which encodes MQIFKKLKARWDIESNWQIIIILFVFSLTGFTALFARRFIFPLLGIEASDPFWYKTIMWLITIFPIYNILLLTYAALFGQFKFFWRFFKKMMGRFVPNK
- a CDS encoding MmcQ/YjbR family DNA-binding protein produces the protein MHIEAFYNYCLSLPGTAEDFPFDEQTLVFKVMGKMFALTDVDEFESINLKCDPIKALELRAEYEEIKPGYHMNKKHWNSVDTTGSLEDDFILELIKHSYDLVVAKLPPKNRATLAR
- a CDS encoding DUF423 domain-containing protein codes for the protein MSNPKIIIAIAAILLALAVAAGAFGAHALKNILCTERLETWQTAVQYHAWHALGLMLIALIGVQFDLVITWPASLILTGIVIFSGSLYTLCLSGIGWLGAITPFGGIAFIAGWVLLGIQVLKSNG
- a CDS encoding CDGSH iron-sulfur domain-containing protein, producing the protein MKEKILQYSTDELKVTWDKERCIHAAECVRGLPGVFDPKRKPWIKPELASADELTEVIERCPTGALHYELKSSDKTETPPGQNIITIEKDGPIYIHGEVVVKDMDENIVLKDTRMALCRCGQSKNKPLCDNSHISANFKADTSYNAERLRVEPVQGKGGELSVKLIDNAPFVVEGNYDLVGEATGRETCSKKMSFCRCGGSETKPFCDGTHKKIGFVSD
- a CDS encoding MBL fold metallo-hydrolase, with product MSKSIKIHFLGASGTVTGSKYLIETPEKNLMIDCGMFQGIKKLRELNWQQLPVKASTVDLVLLTHGHLDHSGFLPRLVKMGFNGSIWGTAPTLDIAEIILRDSAKIQEEDAERANKDGYSKHDPAEPLYNTDDAEKAISRFQKREEAEWIAVDNNTRVRFQYNGHIIGATFIEIDIYGKRFVFSGDIGRPNDALLRAPKKPKSADILFIESTYGNRKHIEEDTLGKLKQLIDETIQKGGTLIIPSFAVERAQLLMYLIWQLHKKNLIPASLPVILDSPMGARALSTFNKYPEWHKLTEKDSADMKDRVHIVESFKETWKIIDDSRPKVIIAGSGMVTGGRVLTYLQKYIGREETTVLLAGFQAEGTRGRQLLDGAEEIKFYGKYHQVKACIDILHGLSAHADQTELLDWVSDIKKMPEHVLLIHGEPQSLDMMRVKLKDTYNWSAHIPELYEIADIQL
- a CDS encoding restriction endonuclease yields the protein MVPFEVIKATGERETFQLSKLKHSLSNAGAQSDVMNSVIKDLEDTGLFTDGISTQKIYREAYRLLKQKSIRIAGRYKLKEALLELGPSGYPFEILISEIFKKLGYATHVGSLIKGECVSHEIDVLAEKDNEYLMMECKFHNRQNHHCNVTIPLYVRSRFVDVKNAWVKQPELQYKNHAGWVVTNTRFTTDASDYANCIGLKLLSWSFPKNNGLKDLIGRTGLHPITCLSVIDKSEKQLLLKNDIVLVRQIRNNMQVLTRLGFDKPRAERIHKEATEILTIT
- a CDS encoding GDCCVxC domain-containing (seleno)protein; protein product: MKVKTSSTISCPLCGNQASETMPEDSCQYFWECPGCGEIIKPKQGDCCVFCSYGDIDCPPVQQDKSCC
- a CDS encoding DUF3347 domain-containing protein — encoded protein: MKSILTLTLLSLISFTAIAQHEDHANHQQEQHQHADHLETLILHYLEAKNALVHDNFVSAKEHLQKFLEEVHSSGEMNEHKEHAEKHADHHSEMLAAVQEAFDSEDIKALRSAFKKISGELITAVQNQGYEGKLFKQYCPMFEGGSSWLSTEEEVENPFFGQAMHSCGDSSELINKDSDES
- a CDS encoding heavy metal translocating P-type ATPase — encoded protein: MDHQHNHDSHNDHDHRMDHKHENGDHGSHSHHEHHKQMVQDFKWRFWWVLGLTIPIMSLSPMIQDFLGVDWRFTADKWILAALSTLVYFFGGWPFLTGLVDELKKKQPGMMTLIGLAISIAYLYSTAVVFGFEGDLLYWELSTLVGIMLLGHWIEMRSVMSASSALEELAELLPGEAHRVNEDGSTEDVPIDELKQGDKILIKPGEKVPADGIVVKGESSVNEAMLTGESKPINKAKDDEVIGGSVNEKGSITIEISKTGDESFLSQVMNLVEEAQQSKSRTQDLANRAAFWLTIVAITAGLITFGAWIFFTGQSFDFAMNRTVAVMVITCPHALGLAIPLVVSRSTSIAATNGFLIRDRAAFEQARNLDAVIFDKTGTLTEGTFTVTDILNFGDDFSDDDILKYAASLEKNSEHPLAKGILEKAEETWEPDEFNSITGKGIEGTVNGKSIKVVSPGYIRKEEMDYPEDDVEGLSSQGKTVVFVIIENELAGAIALGDKIRESSKNAIKALHDMGIECIMLTGDNQQTADYVAKELGIDQVFAEVLPNEKADKVKEVQGQGKFVAMTGDGVNDAPALAQADVGIAIGAGSDVAVETGDIVLVKNNPEDVTALIKLSKSTYRKMVQNLWWASGYNIGAIPLAAGVLFTWGIILSPAVGAILMSLSTVIVAINARFLKMEEE
- a CDS encoding nuclear transport factor 2 family protein; this encodes MKSLIKITGILFLLSGTLMAQTNQTKTNVLNALGDFKTAIIDNDSETASNLLADDALILEGSGMETKEEYLSHHFHSDGRFLKAMNREILTQKVTTEGAAAWVSTVSTMKGTYSEREMDLTSLELAVLRKDGDHWKITAIHWSSR